From the Saccharomycodes ludwigii strain NBRC 1722 chromosome I, whole genome shotgun sequence genome, one window contains:
- a CDS encoding uncharacterized protein (similar to Saccharomyces cerevisiae YLR361C-A | putative protein of unknown function), protein MSAENKKETEQQKHNIKEPLKIFNKNGAEIDLKRIRHPHSRHPHVDCPLINNQNHRPKVSEKDINKKINECEKNQEK, encoded by the coding sequence atgagtgcagaaaataagaaagaaaCTGAGCAACAAAAACACAACATTAAGGAACCTTTAAagattttcaataaaaatggtgCAGAAATTGATCTTAAAAGAATCCGCCACCCACATTCAAGGCATCCTCACGTTGATTGTCCATTGATAAATAACCAAAATCATAGGCCCAAAGTTAGTGAGaaagatataaataaaaagataaatgaATGTGAGAAaaatcaagaaaaataa
- the FUS2 gene encoding Fus2p (similar to Saccharomyces cerevisiae YMR232W | FUS2 | cell FUSion) has protein sequence MKQIMRFVLLYKFKKLQKKKKKKKKKEVIQGIKSKMLKSSEFVESVIPSNRNEMTPIRDSGLGNYFWKNQNTNTTNNHTVEQENKYQDIPYNPYSYSLWQEPNKNKEVLDSIKEKIEKHELTLKILESGHKTTKTEVITCNEKKEDFDQESNNNMSNFIQALENFFKNENDYVNKLKYALTVYKYELKNNRKLKDKILPKENINAELLIFGNLSTIIDLSENFVSTFLQNLDQSQSTSCSDNREFVWKVLKQNKTDTKLKYLDIGKILELHFFKMKQTYLSYFLEYNKQLKYLDSLETSRATANYVREWYSICLTECSISLPDILKLPIKRLFTWCESISDLLLYSDNVLTTENIRSLSGFNTIYIKYLTEVQNEAFIYNNYDQNLPTPVEISNLYQNKWKSQKNLGSTRSETEYLSKTSSKYSDIVTEYYDTNSTSSYTCLDAKQEDRFSEENRSLKELCYNFRNIHKNTHTFRSILQNVDWYGPINKLLKNAIVWQNFMELGQNKSLDDFSIYKSYVEKLQWEKQEIEKLVEFKIEQRLYKPLVQLLVYSETIETLIKDLQILKKTLSKQFHTDEHNIRREALEKEYDVLQLNLLRQLPVFNKYLFSFVNIFLLQYHEILQEYLTILCGGEMFRDRELQLLKNGTRQLGDNFDILQLYSSSRFVTKKVVRENWPYKTDPIKSEIVRRFFEL, from the coding sequence atGAAACAGATAATGCGTTTTGtcttattatataaatttaaaaagttacagaaaaaaaaaaaaaaaaaaaaaaaaaaagaagtaaTACAGGGTATAAAAAGCAAGATGCTTAAATCATCCGAATTTGTTGAAAGTGTAATTCCTTCTAATAGAAATGAAATGACACCAATAAGAGACTCAGGATTGGgcaattatttttggaaaaatcaaaatactaataccaCCAATAATCACACCGTTgaacaagaaaataaatatcagGATATACCTTATAATCCATATTCTTATTCACTATGGCAAGaaccaaataaaaacaaagaagTTTTGGATTCtattaaggaaaaaatcGAAAAACATGAATTAACATTGAAAATCTTAGAAAGTGGACATAAAACTACAAAAACAGAGGTCATTACGTGCaatgagaaaaaagaagatttCGATCAGGAatctaacaataatatgagcaattttattcaagccttggaaaatttttttaaaaatgaaaatgattatgttaataaattgaaatatGCTTTGACAGTCTATAaatatgaattaaaaaataacagaaAGTTAAAGGATAAAATTTTACcaaaggaaaatattaacGCTGAACTATTgatttttggaaatttgAGTACAATTATTGATTTGAGTGAAAATTTCGTATCTACTTTCCTACAAAACTTGGACCAAAGCCAGTCAACTAGTTGTTCAGATAACCGTGAATTTGTATGgaaagttttaaaacaaaataaaaccgATACTAAATTGAAGTATTTGgatattggaaaaattttagaattacatttctttaaaatgaaacaaacatatttatcgtattttttggaatataataaacaattaaaatatttggataGTTTAGAAACATCTAGAGCAACCGCCAACTATGTTAGAGAGTGGTATTCAATATGTTTAACGGAATGCTCAATTTCCTTACCTGATATTCTAAAGTTACCGATCAAGAGGTTATTTACCTGGTGTGAATCTATAAGtgatttgttattatatagTGATAATGTTTTAACTACCGAGAATATTAGATCATTGAGTGGATTCAACaccatatatataaaatatctaaCAGAGGTACAGAATGAAGcctttatttataataactATGATCAAAATTTACCAACACCCGTTGAAATATCGAATTtgtatcaaaataaatggaAATCTCAAAAAAATCTTGGTTCAACACGTTCAGAAACGGaatatttatcaaaaacaTCAAGCAAATATTCAGATATAGTGACAGAATACTATGATACCAATTCTACAAGCAGTTATACTTGTTTGGATGCGAAACAGGAAGATAGGTTCAGTGAGGAAAACAGAAGCTTGAAAGAGTTGTGTTATAACTTTCGAAATATTCATAAAAATACACATACCTTTAGGAGTATTTTACAAAACGTGGATTGGTATGGACCTATTAATAAACTATTGAAAAATGCAATTGTTTGGCAAAATTTTATGGAATTAGGCCAGAATAAGTCCTTGGATGACTTTTCCATATATAAATCTTATGTGGAAAAGTTGCAATGggaaaaacaagaaattgaaaaattggttGAATTCAAAATAGAACAAAGGTTATATAAACCATTAGTTCAGCTTTTGGTATATAGTGAAACAATCGAAACACTAATAAAGGATTTgcaaattttgaaaaaaactttaagtAAACAGTTTCATACAGACGAGCACAACATAAGAAGGGAGGcattagaaaaagaatacGATGTTTTGCAACTGAATTTATTGAGACAATTACCTGTGtttaacaaatatttgttttcttttgtgaatatatttttgttacaGTATCATGAGATATTGCAAGAATATTTGACTATATTATGTGGGGGTGAGATGTTTAGAGATCGTGAATTgcaattattaaaaaacgGTACAAGACAATTGGGTGataattttgatattttacaGTTGTATTCTTCTTCAAGATTtgttacaaaaaaagttgtaCGAGAAAATTGGCCGTACAAAACAGATCCGATTAAAAGTGAGATTGTAAGAAGGTTTTTTGAGCTATAG
- the PEP5 gene encoding tethering complex subunit PEP5 (similar to Saccharomyces cerevisiae YMR231W | PEP5 | carboxyPEPtidase Y-deficient): MSFNSWRQFQFFDNIPISDSLLASNNTLFSDPSVSSIASLTLLDENSDDTDLLLVGYDFTRIKICSLKYSKILIDFNAYEAGYEITKLQNMIHLPSFFISVAECSGKPALIKVWKYSDNLLKNENSYHSLVEANNTISNNTFPISAISFSIVLNCIAVGYTDGSIILIRGDIYRDRGSKQRIIYYDSQKEPITNLALEESSTYLFVSTTSKIMVFSTHGRNNKQPDLILNNENGVDLYCGQIDLLQKNFICVTKDSLDTYTFKGEKKSLSLDVPSKTQLFQIDENRILLVSDVDSSSYTSKAFSGMTNNSVNILDIRNKLVSMSAFIPSQVIHIFTFKFDGIPSIMLFSSDHKLYKITEKPIADQLQIVLQRELYPIALNIASQNSKAVSTLDIKKIEREYGDYLYKKGAKTKAMEQYIRCIDTITETSEIISKYSIAQGDSWESIKSLTKFLWALVKKGLAQIDHVTLLLVTMIKLKDRDGINTFINHYTRDGTYSEKASCEDVTTLWGQADDDYFYSTDVPFDLEKVVSLLKDVDFNVEAYKLCRKFSKDPADTVDILLNTLKDPVSALRYTKSLPVDDALRVLISYSKIFLDYLPNDTNALLIEIFIGKYKPEIYSMNDSVLNNSSSEVNNNGFNNKMVFHNYASFFSYMNNSSVENQQNYEPTYHPPRPNLIFTSFVGKPYEFVVFLEACLESYKRFKGFDNDKQEVLTTLYNLYLSLSEEESTDNLERKDSWREKAAKIFEESEELVKSSHSSATFPSEGIENSLMVLISHLHNFNIDQAQSLQFGAESDHMSKFRTLLLKNEPTEVIRYLHENGEKEFDLYRSILRHVVSSKSIFELYGGDAGVKKNILEPIKELQVMDSLEIIRILSMSEVASFGLIKDALLENLQDTNREIENNQKLSTSYKNELDGIENEIEKLFQKDASVEIKMSREICKICQTILELPVVYFKCGHAYHQKCLNEEFSSSSTTDDNKTESAILEESHSVYKCPQCLLELETSGKLYKAQLDFANKEEEEFNIALTSAEGENDCFNVVTEYIGKGCLENSYAILE; this comes from the coding sequence ATGTCCTTTAACTCATGGAGACAATTCCAATTCTTTGATAATATACCTATTAGTGATTCTCTACTAGCATCTAACAATACATTATTTTCTGATCCAAGTGTATCTTCAATTGCATCCTTAACATTATTGGATGAAAACAGTGACGATACAGATTTGCTTCTAGTTGGCTATGATTTTacaagaataaaaatatgttcACTCAAATattctaaaatattaattgaCTTCAACGCATATGAAGCTGGCTACGAAATTACAAAACTACAAAATATGATTCATTTACCATCTTTTTTCATCAGTGTTGCAGAATGTTCCGGGAAACCAgcattaataaaagtttgGAAATATTCAGATAACCTTctcaaaaatgaaaattccTATCATTCCTTAGTTGAGGCAAACAATACAATAAGCAACAACACTTTCCCCATTTCAGCAATaagtttttcaattgttCTTAATTGTATAGCTGTCGGTTACACGGATGGTtcaattattttgataagAGGTGACATCTATAGAGATAGAGGCAGTAAACaaagaataatatattatgattCACAGAAGGAGCCCATTACAAATTTGGCGTTGGAAGAAAGTTCTACCTATCTATTTGTGTCTACAActtcaaaaataatggtTTTCTCTACACATGGTAGGAATAATAAACAACCTGACttgatattaaataatgaaaatggtgTTGATTTATATTGTGGTCAAATTGAccttttacaaaaaaatttcatatGTGTTACTAAGGATAGCCTAGACACTTACACTTTCAAAGGTGAAAAAAAGTCATTGTCACTTGATGTGCCCTCCAAAACGCAGCTATTTCAAATTGATGAAAACCGCATTTTACTTGTCAGTGACGTGGATTCCAGTAGTTATACTTCAAAAGCATTTTCCGGAATGACCAATAATAGTGTCAATATATTAGACATTAGGAATAAATTAGTTTCAATGAGTGCCTTCATACCAAGCCAGGTCATTCATATTTTCACGTTCAAATTTGATGGAATACCTAGCATTATGCTGTTTTCTAGTGACCACAAATTATATAAGATTACCGAGAAGCCAATAGCCGATCAATTACAGATTGTTTTACAAAGAGAATTGTACCCAATAGCGTTAAATATTGCATCGCAAAATTCTAAGGCAGTGTCAACTttagatataaaaaaaattgaaaggGAATATGGTGATTATTTGTACAAGAAGGGCGCTAAGACCAAAGCTATGGAACAATATATTCGTTGCATAGATACCATCACAGAAACTAGTGAAATTATTTCCAAATACAGTATAGCTCAGGGGGATTCTTGGGAAAGCATAAAATCGTTGACAAAGTTTTTGTGGGCTTTGGTAAAAAAGGGACTGGCACAAATAGACCACGTAACTCTTTTACTTGTAACTATGATCAAGTTGAAGGACAGAGACGGAATCAATACGTTTATAAATCATTATACACGTGATGGCACCTATTCTGAAAAGGCTTCATGTGAAGATGTTACCACTTTATGGGGCCAAGCGGATGacgattatttttactcCACTGATGTTCCATTtgatttagaaaaagttgtgagtttattaaaagatgtTGATTTTAATGTAGAGGCGTATAAACTGTGTAGAAAATTCTCTAAAGATCCAGCAGACACcgttgatattttattaaacacTTTGAAGGATCCTGTTAGTGCTTTGAGATATACCAAAAGCCTACCCGTTGATGATGCACTACGTGTTTTGATATCATATTCCAAAATTTTCTTGGATTATTTACCAAATGATACCAATGCATTGCTGattgaaatatttatcgGGAAGTATAAACCGGAAATATATTCCATGAACGATTCTGTCCTCAATAATTCTAGTAGTGAGGTTAATAACAACGgttttaacaataaaatgGTTTTCCATAATTATGCTTCATTTTTCAGTTACATGAACAATTCCAGTGTTGAAAACCAACAAAACTATGAGCCCACTTATCATCCTCCAAGACCcaatttgatttttacGTCATTTGTAGGTAAGCCATACGAatttgttgtatttttgGAAGCATGTTTGGAATCATATAAGAGATTCAAAGGGTTTGACAATGATAAACAAGAAGTATTGACTACATTATACAATCTCTACTTATCACTAAGCGAAGAAGAAAGCACAGACAATTTAGAAAGGAAGGATAGTTGGCGAGAAAAGGCTGCgaaaatttttgaagaaaGCGAGGAGTTGGTGAAATCCTCTCATTCCTCTGCCACCTTTCCTTCTGAAGGTATTGAAAACTCTTTAATGGTTTTGATTTCTCATTTacataattttaatatagaTCAAGCTCAGAGTCTTCAATTTGGTGCAGAATCAGATCACATGTCAAAGTTTAGAACGCTGTTACTGAAGAATGAGCCTACCGAGGTTATCAGGTATTTACATGAAAATGGAGAGAAAGAGTTTGATCTTTATAGATCGATTTTAAGGCATGTTGTATCGAGCAAATctatttttgaattataCGGAGGGGATGCGggagttaaaaaaaacattttagaACCCATTAAAGAATTACAAGTTATGGATTCATTAGAGATAATTCGAATATTGAGTATGTCTGAAGTTGCTTCATTTGGACTAATTAAAGATGCATTGTTAGAAAATTTGCAAGACACAAACAGagaaattgaaaacaaCCAGAAATTATCCACTTCTTACAAAAATGAGTTAGATGGCATTGAGAATGAAATTGAGAAATTATTCCAAAAGGACGCATCTGTGGAGATAAAAATGAGTAGGGAAATCTGTAAGATATGTCAAACTATATTGGAACTTCCGGTGGTTTACTTCAAGTGTGGACATGCTTATCACCAAAAATGTTTGAATGAGGAATTTTCTAGTAGTAGTACTACTGATGATAATAAGACTGAAAGTGCTATACTTGAGGAAAGTCACTCAGTATATAAGTGTCCACAGTGTTTATTAGAATTGGAAACATCTGGGAAATTGTACAAAGCTCAGCTAGATTTTGCCAATAAGGAGGAAGAAGAGTTCAACATAGCATTGACCAGTGCAGAGGGTGAAAATGATTGTTTTAATGTTGTGACAGAATATATTGGAAAAGGTTGTTTAGAAAATTCGTATGCTATTTTAGAATAG
- the STE11 gene encoding mitogen-activated protein kinase kinase kinase STE11 (similar to Saccharomyces cerevisiae YLR362W | STE11 | STErile), with protein sequence MSSHNSIPEDQQLSPHSIATDSNNKTTKYLLIEELLTQINCNEYLNKFIEFGIIDKEQFGLLDKDILKVMGIKPIGDRIRILTKSKELSADTTISDKIREITKKINALNIAESLSVTEELVTDKHTVIFILNDGSAKKVNVNGCFNADSIKWKLIKRLSPPPEGSRKNSDAYDVFVVDYNKNVLHLLYDVELVTICHSSDRVEKNRLIFVSKDQTPSDEAIATSKKIFFKTLSVFHHHSARDNDNTIMKIENKNQQFRKIFNQRPPSELISTNLKEYFPHTDVKNLRKTVRNSIFQSARISTYNTPMAKSFENNIGGVILNNSNAVDKALLEDHRDPTSAIAGNSNDLTSLDGRQSICPSLTGAFDDDDDNASVISLPNKMATPKSWLKGARIGSGSFGTVCIGMNAETGELMAVKQVEIPKVMLQIGEVSNDESGGSETVNDDNAENKPADKTKTAKSSFSNKMVEALQHEMNLLKDLHHENIVSYYGSSEENNTLNIFLEYVPGGSVSSMLNSYGPFEPPLIKNFTRQILIGISYLHRKNIIHRDIKGANILIDIKGCVKITDFGISKKLSPLNKDSKANKRASLQGSVYWMAPEVVKQIATTSKADIWSVGCVVIEMFTGKHPFPDFSQMQAIFKIGTNTIPQIPSWADAEAEQFLMQTFKLDYKKRPNSIQLLSHPWLSTNNI encoded by the coding sequence atgtcaTCTCATAACTCAATACCAGAAGACCAGCAACTTTCACCACACAGCATTGCTACTgattcaaataataaaaccacaaaatatttactCATTGAAGAATTGCTAACTCAGATAAACTGTAATGAATATTTGAACAAGTTTATTGAGTTTGGAATTATTGACAAAGAACAATTTGGCTTGTTGGATAAAGACATACTCAAGGTAATGGGGATTAAACCTATTGGCGATAGAATACGAATTTTAACCAAATCCAAAGAATTATCAGCTGATACAACTATTTCAGATAAAATAAGAGaaataacaaagaaaataaacgCCTTAAACATAGCGGAATCACTTAGTGTAACTGAAGAATTGGTTACAGACAAGCATActgtaatttttattctaaATGATGGCTCAGCTAAAAAAGTTAACGTAAATGGCTGTTTTAACGCCGATTCTATAAAATGGAAGTTAATTAAAAGGTTATCTCCACCACCAGAGGGCAGCAGGAAAAATTCCGATGCATACGATGTTTTTGTAGTTGATTATAACAAAAACGTTTTACATTTATTATATGATGTCGAACTAGTAACTATTTGCCATTCAAGTGATCGTGTAGAAAAGAATAgattaatatttgtttctAAAGATCAAACACCAAGCGATGAAGCTATTGCTACCTccaagaaaatatttttcaaaactttgaGCGTTTTCCATCACCATTCAGCTAgagataatgataatacaataatgaaaattgagaataaaaatcaacaatttagaaaaattttcaatcAAAGGCCTCCAAGCGAACTAATTTCCACCAACTTGAAGGAATATTTCCCCCATACAgatgttaaaaatttaagaaAAACTGTAAgaaattcaatttttcagTCGGCAAGAATCAGTACTTACAATACACCTATGGCAAAatcatttgaaaataacattGGCGGTGTCATTTTGAATAATTCAAATGCTGTGGATAAGGCTTTGCTAGAGGATCATAGAGACCCAACCAGTGCCATAGCTGGCAATTCGAATGACTTAACATCGCTAGATGGTCGACAAAGTATATGTCCTTCGCTGACAGGTGCTTTTGACGATGACGATGACAACGCAAGTGTTATTTCACTACCTAATAAAATGGCTACTCCAAAATCATGGTTGAAGGGAGCTAGAATTGGTTCAGGGAGTTTTGGTACTGTCTGTATTGGAATGAATGCAGAAACCGGCGAATTAATGGCTGTTAAACAGGTGGAGATACCTAAAGTTATGTTACAAATTGGTGAAGTTTCAAATGATGAAAGTGGTGGTAGTGAGACAGTTAATGATGACAATGCCGAAAATAAACCCGCAGATAAAACCAAGACAGCGAAATCAAGTTTTAGTAACAAAATGGTTGAAGCTTTACAGCATGAAATgaatttgttaaaagatCTACACcatgaaaatattgtttcATATTATGGTTCGTCTGAGGAAAACAACAcactaaatatttttttggaatatgTACCTGGTGGTTCAGTTTCCTCAATGTTAAACAGTTACGGTCCATTTGAACCGcctttaattaaaaattttactaGACAAATATTAATTGGAATTTCGTATTTGCAtcgaaaaaatattatacatAGAGACATCAAGGGTGCTAATATCCTAATTGACATTAAAGGATGTGTTAAGATTACTGATTTTGGTATCTCAAAAAAGTTATCGCCACTTAATAAAGATTCCAAAGCCAATAAACGTGCATCGTTACAGGGCTCCGTATATTGGATGGCTCCAGAAGTTGTAAAACAAATTGCCACCACCTCCAAGGCGGATATATGGTCTGTTGGATGTGTGGTGATAGAAATGTTTACAGGTAAACATCCATTCCCAGATTTTTCTCAGATGCAAGCTATATTCAAAATAGGAACTAATACAATACCTCAAATACCTTCCTGGGCTGATGCTGAAGCAGAGCAGTTCTTGATgcaaacttttaaattagATTATAAAAAACGTCCCAATAGTATTCAATTGCTATCACATCCTTGGTTAAGTACCAATAACATATAa
- the VPS38 gene encoding Vps38p (similar to Saccharomyces cerevisiae YLR360W | VPS38 | Vacuolar Protein Sorting), whose amino-acid sequence MKPNTENVKTNHILKLLTRIRHLQNISFINFPIIGSQEKIAWFYTIHTQVGNDQNSSILIYVSEDTKPSFNDGFQYSLLFNDLPEISLQKFPDTQMILQLYGHDTKENSSFLIAKYDIKLSNLVAIAKKSMINGKMCFPIFFIKGRNAFYTLEVALSGKKEHEELISTENSIKKISYTYNTILKLNRLLEYYSELVDEISHTKENIDSANNPSLSLSGNKDNIKVLNKFITDINFRISQKSKLLKLRDDKLIKTPLPLSKHLSPLSPLSLTTSKGREPFADENNEIYTNYTIRQAELKALQIKKLDKLTQEFFKDTLIKKYLIVNSPGETIITLKPLNSVLLLSEAEINESNRIKINTMLGYYILGYEQATAKKISAGCSLF is encoded by the exons ATGAAACCAAATACAGAGAATGTTAAAACCAATCACATACTAAAGCTTTTGACCAGGATACGacatttacaaaatattagTTTTATCAATTTCCCCATAATAGGTAGCCAAGAAAAAATAGCTTGGTTTTATACTATTCATACCCAGGTTGGTAATGATCAAAACTCCagtattttaatatatgtGAGTGAAGATACTAAACCTAGCTTTAACGATGGTTTCCAATACTCATTGCTGTTTAACGATTTGCCAGAAATTTCTTTGCAGAAATTCCCAGATACACAAATGATACTTCAGTTATATGGACATGACACAAAGGAAAATTCCTCTTTTCTAATAGCAAAATACGATATAAAACTATCAAATCTAGTAGCAATTGCTAAAAAAAGTATGATAAATGGTAAAATGtgttttccaattttttttatcaaggGAAGGAATGCTTTTTATACCTTAGAAGTGGCTTTAtctggaaaaaaagagcatGAGGAACTAATAAGTACCGAGAATTCCATCAAAAAGATTTCATACACATATAATacaattttgaaattaaatagATTACTAGAATATTATAGTGAGTTAGTAGATGAAATAAGCCATACTAAGGAGAATATAGATTCCGCAAATAATCCTTCATTGTCCTTATCAGGCAATAAAGATAAcattaaagttttaaacAAGTTCATTACTGACATAAACTTTCGAATTTCACAAAAAAGCAAATTACTCAAATTAAGAGATGATAAGTTGATTAAAACCCCACTACCTTTATCCAAGCATTTATCCCCCTTATCTCCCCTGTCATTAACCACATCAAAGGGCAGAGAACCCTTTGCAGATGAAAATAACGAGATTTATACAAACTATACAATTCGTCAAGCAGAACTTAAAGctttacaaattaaaaagttggATAAATTGACGCAAGAATTTTTTAAGGACACACTGATtaagaaatatttaattgtAAACTCTCCTGGGGAAACcataataacattaaagCCTTTAAATAgtgttttattgttatcgGAAGCTGAAATAAATGAATCTAATAGGATCAAAATTAACACCATGCTAGGCTACTACATACT TGGCTATGAACAGGcaacagcaaaaaaaatttcagcTGGCTgttcattattttaa
- the DCR2 gene encoding phosphoprotein phosphatase (similar to Saccharomyces cerevisiae YLR361C | DCR2 | Dose-dependent Cell cycle Regulator), translating into MIGISKKYQRLILYLFLGPLTNEIKNNLNVKINEVQLNDYDLNQSILTNIHLRKCIYFPFFEICPTTQSNKTNKTRQKRVKKDLSQSKAINWFGVSQYIYIDYITLGDFMANKDNEIPFTGIVDVLPYSALSPYKIKNMFTFIKDNITIENIKTKEFISDIDFLFGEDCIEPREDWKMDKSWKLNTVYYPTHITIKKINATYNHDPYSNFPAMQENLKLDENGNFKIVQFADLHFSVGYGSCRDEFPEQTSDCKADAKTLSFLEKILDIENPNMVIFTGDQIMGDRCRQDSISALLKVVSPVIKRKIPYAMVWGNHDDEGSLTRWELSEFVSSLPYSLFKFSPKDTANSDFGVGNYVIQIFTPINNNPAVTLYFLDSHKYSPNGKLFPGYAWIQEEQWKYIEQYYSRYIKPDEKKYSRIPLAMAFFHIPLPEYLNLNSIQHPGEQNKVVGSWKEGVTAPKYNSHGTNTLLDIGVDVVSVGHDHCNDYCLLDDSSQNDAHKNNNKLWLCYGGGSGEGGYAGYGGTERRIRVFEIDSVKNNIYTWKRLHNSPEEIFDKQVLVSDGVPS; encoded by the exons ATGATAGGCATCTCTAAGAAATATCAAAGATTGATATTATACCTTTTTCTAGGA CCTTTAACAAatgaaatcaaaaataacctaaatgtaaaaataaatgaagtACAATTAAATGATTATGATTTGAACCAGAGTATACTTACAAATATTCATTTAAgaaaatgtatatatttcccattttttgaaatatgcCCTACAACCCAAAGCaataaaactaataaaactaGACAGAAAAGagttaaaaaagatttaagCCAATCTAAGGCAATCAACTGGTTTGGCGTTtctcaatatatatatatagattaCATTACATTAGGAGATTTCATGGCGAATAAAGATAATGAAATTCCATTTACAGGTATAGTGGATGTCTTGCCTTATTCGGCTCTTTCTccttataaaattaaaaatatgtttaCATTCattaaagataatataaccatagaaaatattaaaaccaAAGAATTTATAAGTGACATTGACTTTTTATTTGGCGAAGACTGTATCGAACCTAGAGAAGATTGGAAAATGGATAAATCGTGGAAGTTAAATACAGTTTATTACCCAACGCACATTAccatcaaaaaaatcaatgcTACGTACAATCATGACCCTTATTCTAATTTCCCGGCAATGCAAGAAAATTTGAAGCTTGatgaaaatggaaatttcaaaatagtACAATTTGCTGATTTACATTTTAGCGTTGGATATGGCAGTTGTAGAGACGAATTCCCAGAGCAAACATCAGACTGCAAAGCAGATGCTAAAACTTTAAgctttttagaaaaaatattggataTCGAAAACCCAAATATGGTTATTTTTACCGGTGACCAAATTATGGGTGATAGATGTAGGCAAGATTCAATCAGTGCGTTATTAAAGGTGGTCAGTCCAgttataaaaagaaaaataccaTATGCCATGGTTTGGGGGAACCATGATGATGAAGGTTCGCTAACCAGATGGGAATTATCTGAATTTGTTTCAAGCCTACCTTATTCGTTGTTTAAGTTTAGTCCCAAAGATACAGCAAATTCTGATTTTGGTGTCGGCAACTATGTGATCCAAATTTTTACTCCAATCAACAACAATCCGGCTGTAACGCTTTACTTTTTAGACTCCCATAAATACTCTCCAAATGGTAAACTCTTTCCTGGATATGCATGGATCCAAGAGGAACAGTGGAAGTACATCGAACAGTATTATAGTAGATATATCAAACCAgacgaaaaaaaatatagcaGAATTCCCTTGGCTATGGCATTCTTCCATATTCCACTACCTGAATATTTGAACTTAAACTCTATTCAACATCCTGGTgaacaaaataaagttGTTGGTTCATGGAAAGAAGGAGTTACCGCTCCAAAATACAACAGTCATGGTACCAACACTTTACTTGATATTGGAGTAGATGTAGTTAGTGTTGGACATGACCATTGCAACGATTATTGCCTATTGGATGATAGCTCACAAAACGATgcacataaaaataataataaattatggCTATGTTACGGCGGGGGCAGCGGTGAAGGTGGTTATGCAGGGTACGGTGGCACAGAGAGAAGAATTAGGGTATTTGAAATCGATtctgttaaaaataatatatacacaTGGAAAAGATTACATAATTCACCAGAAGAAATATTTGACAAGCAAGTTTTGGTCAGTGATGGTGTACCGTCTTAA